A genomic window from Parasteatoda tepidariorum isolate YZ-2023 chromosome 10, CAS_Ptep_4.0, whole genome shotgun sequence includes:
- the LOC107440988 gene encoding mitochondrial tRNA-specific 2-thiouridylase 1 isoform X1 yields MKRIICAVSGGVDSSVAALLLKRQGYEVIGAFMRNWDISDEKGFCQADLDREDAEYACKKIGIPFFEVNFVKEYWNSVFSSLIHDYKRGFTPNPDILCNKNIKFDAFFKHVLHRFQAQAIATGHYARILSSSDSSKKSMKTNHFFRIVITMLEKKTERIFYIFLEYKLFKGVDERKDQTFFLSQIPRLALEKCLFPLGEMTKDKVKSIALSAGLNRIVKKKESMGMCFIGPRNFQSFIDEYIEPQKGYFRNIENNKIIGQHKGVHCWTIGQRCAVTDNSSAFYVVERNAETQDIFVAPGRKHLSLFHQTLVTEIPYWINEPPVELEKGDLFPCDFRFQHREPLVKCLLWQDNKKRLQIFLQKPLRALTPGQYAVFYQGDECLGSARILFRGPSLYHLDSVYNKNIT; encoded by the exons ATGAAGAGAATTATATGTGCAGTTTCTGGTGGTGTTGATAGTAGTGTAGCTGCTCTTCTTCTTAAAAGACaag GATATGAAGTCATTGGGGCATTTATGAGAAATTGGGACATTTCTGATGAAAAAGGTTTTTGTCAAGCAGATCTAGACAGAGAAGATGCTGAGTatgcttgtaaaaaaattggcatccctttttttgaagtgaattttgttaaagaatattGGAATAGTGTTTTTAg CTCACTCATTCATGATTATAAAAGAGGATTTACTCCTAATCCTGACATACTTTGTAACAAGAACATCAAATTTGATGCTTTTTTCAAACATGTTCTGCATCGATTTCAAGCACAAGCCATAGCAACCGGTCATTATGCCAGAATATTATCATCTTCTGACAgttctaaaaaaagtatgaaaaccAATCATTTTTTTAGGATAGTGATtacaatgttagaaaaaaaaactgaaagaattttttatatttttttagaatataagcTATTTAAAGGTGTGGACGAACGGAAGGATCAAACTTTCTTCTTATCTCAAATTCCTAGATTAGCTCTTGAAAAGTGTCTTTTTCCTTTAGGAGAAATGACAAAAGACAAAGTAAAAAGTATAGCTTTATCTGCTGGATTAAATCGTATTGTGAAGAAGAAAGAG AGCATGGGTATGTGCTTCATTGGTCCTCGAAATTTTCAGTCTTTCATAGATGAATATATTGAACCCCAGAAAGGCTACTttagaaatatagaaaataacaaaataattggaCAGCATAAAG GGGTTCACTGTTGGACAATCGGTCAAAGATGTGCTGTTACAGATAATTCTAGTGCATTTTATGTTGTTGAAAGAAATGCTGAAACTCAAGATATATTTgtt GCGCCTGGAAGAAAGCATCTATCTCTCTTTCATCAAACTTTAGTCACTGAAATACCTTATTGGATAAATGAGCCTCCAGTAGAACTTGAAAAGGGTGACTTATTCCCTTGTGATTTTCGTTTTCAACACAGGGAGCCTTTAGTTAAGTGTCTTTTGTGGCAAGATAATAAAAAGAGACTTcagatatttttacaaaaaccgtTACGTGCCCTTACACCTGGACAATATGCAGTATTTTATCAAGGTGATGAATGTCTTGGAAGTGCAAGGATTCTATTTAGAGGTCCCTCTTTGTACCATTTAGATTctgtttacaataaaaatatcacatga
- the LOC107440988 gene encoding mitochondrial tRNA-specific 2-thiouridylase 1 isoform X2, whose amino-acid sequence MKRIICAVSGGVDSSVAALLLKRQGYEVIGAFMRNWDISDEKGFCQADLDREDAEYACKKIGIPFFEVNFVKEYWNSVFSSLIHDYKRGFTPNPDILCNKNIKFDAFFKHVLHRFQAQAIATGHYARILSSSDSSKKKYKLFKGVDERKDQTFFLSQIPRLALEKCLFPLGEMTKDKVKSIALSAGLNRIVKKKESMGMCFIGPRNFQSFIDEYIEPQKGYFRNIENNKIIGQHKGVHCWTIGQRCAVTDNSSAFYVVERNAETQDIFVAPGRKHLSLFHQTLVTEIPYWINEPPVELEKGDLFPCDFRFQHREPLVKCLLWQDNKKRLQIFLQKPLRALTPGQYAVFYQGDECLGSARILFRGPSLYHLDSVYNKNIT is encoded by the exons ATGAAGAGAATTATATGTGCAGTTTCTGGTGGTGTTGATAGTAGTGTAGCTGCTCTTCTTCTTAAAAGACaag GATATGAAGTCATTGGGGCATTTATGAGAAATTGGGACATTTCTGATGAAAAAGGTTTTTGTCAAGCAGATCTAGACAGAGAAGATGCTGAGTatgcttgtaaaaaaattggcatccctttttttgaagtgaattttgttaaagaatattGGAATAGTGTTTTTAg CTCACTCATTCATGATTATAAAAGAGGATTTACTCCTAATCCTGACATACTTTGTAACAAGAACATCAAATTTGATGCTTTTTTCAAACATGTTCTGCATCGATTTCAAGCACAAGCCATAGCAACCGGTCATTATGCCAGAATATTATCATCTTCTGACAgttctaaaaaaa aatataagcTATTTAAAGGTGTGGACGAACGGAAGGATCAAACTTTCTTCTTATCTCAAATTCCTAGATTAGCTCTTGAAAAGTGTCTTTTTCCTTTAGGAGAAATGACAAAAGACAAAGTAAAAAGTATAGCTTTATCTGCTGGATTAAATCGTATTGTGAAGAAGAAAGAG AGCATGGGTATGTGCTTCATTGGTCCTCGAAATTTTCAGTCTTTCATAGATGAATATATTGAACCCCAGAAAGGCTACTttagaaatatagaaaataacaaaataattggaCAGCATAAAG GGGTTCACTGTTGGACAATCGGTCAAAGATGTGCTGTTACAGATAATTCTAGTGCATTTTATGTTGTTGAAAGAAATGCTGAAACTCAAGATATATTTgtt GCGCCTGGAAGAAAGCATCTATCTCTCTTTCATCAAACTTTAGTCACTGAAATACCTTATTGGATAAATGAGCCTCCAGTAGAACTTGAAAAGGGTGACTTATTCCCTTGTGATTTTCGTTTTCAACACAGGGAGCCTTTAGTTAAGTGTCTTTTGTGGCAAGATAATAAAAAGAGACTTcagatatttttacaaaaaccgtTACGTGCCCTTACACCTGGACAATATGCAGTATTTTATCAAGGTGATGAATGTCTTGGAAGTGCAAGGATTCTATTTAGAGGTCCCTCTTTGTACCATTTAGATTctgtttacaataaaaatatcacatga